Sequence from the Populus nigra chromosome 17, ddPopNigr1.1, whole genome shotgun sequence genome:
CTCATAAATAACTCCGTTAACCGCTTCCAGTGACTGCGAGGCCGACATTTTGTTCACCAAAAACGACGCCGTCATCTTAGTAGCCACAAGCGCTGCCTTGTTTTTTATAACGCCGTTAGTTCTGTTATTATCTCCCGCCGTTTCAAACGGTATTTTCAGCTCTCGGCACCACATGGCTATCAAATTCTTCAAAGCTTGGTTGGGTATCAAGCTGGTGTGGACCAGGGCCTGACCTGTCTTCGGACACGTGTTGTGCCCTGATTCAATCCAGAGAGCAATACTCTCTCGATCGTACGTCTGACCTGTGGCCATCACAACTGGGTCCCGCATTAAATCCAGGCTTATCGGACACCGGAAATCTGCCGGGATGTTCGCATCCGATGCTAGTTTTTTCGTCTTGCTATCAGACCCTGGTGTCAATGGCTCGAACAGCACGCATTTCGCGTACCGAACGAGTCCTATCAAAGCAATCATGTCGGACTTCACTTTCTCatctttttggttttgaactTCATCTTCAAGATTCTCAATTTCTTCTTTGCAAGATAAAGAATTGGGTAACCCCAGGAAATCAAAAATCTCTGCCAGCTTTGAGTTATCAGGGACAATCTCCTTCTGAATCCGATCAAGCATTGTTAACACGTCGAGCCGCAAACTGGAATCTCTTTTATCGACAAAGACTTTTGCCTGGGAGCATTGTTTCCTTAACAGCAAAAACAATTCTTCAACGTCTTCGCTAACCTCGACTTCCTTGAcagaaaaaatatccaaaagtGTTGCTAATTCTACCGTCAGCTCATGGAAATTATTAGCAACCGACTCGCTTTGCATCAATAGCCACATCTTGCTTCCATTCACGCAGTCTTCAAGCAAGGTCTTGATTCTTTGAAGAACTAAGTACATTTCTTCGAAGCATAAGAGAGTTGGAGATAAAACTataattggttttttcaaaagttCCTCGAATAAGATTGCGAGGATCTTCGCTTTACGTATGATGGACAAAGAGTTACGTTTCAGAAGAAACTGAAGAGGTTTGAGAGAAGATATTTCTTGGGAGAGTAGAAAGAGAGATTGGAGAAGCCTCTGGTCAGAAAATTTTGGTGGAATAAATGCTCCGGCTGATGGCCTCCGTTTTCTTGGCGGGAAAACTTGAGGAGGAATTATTGCCATGAAGTATTATAGCAGGGAGTTTTCTTTCAGAAACAAAGAGAAATGATTTCAAgggatgatgatgaagatggtAGGCTTTTCTTGGCTTTTGATTGAAGGAGAAGATTATGGGTTTGGTTTTCTTAGTTGAAGGACAAGCTGTTTCTTACAATGTTGggcacttcttcttttttacacttctcctaatttgtttttcggcatttgttttatataagcTGAAAAATGAAGGAGAGGTCAGCTGTGATGAATTGCGATTCAATTACAATTGATATAGCTGGTTTTTGACTGCTTTTGCTTGttcttgttaataataaaatggattaatattgtgtttaattgAGCCTGCAGCTGCAGGTCGTTTACTTGGTAATTAGCAagattttttcaactttttttttttgtttttttattgaagttaaTAGTAAAACGAACTTGATCAAAGAAGGCTGTGATGTTCTGGATTGAGTCGACCAAACATAGatggttttattttgtttctttaattgcGAGCCGTcagaattttttagattaaagataattaagtacatctttaaaattaatttttaaaatatttgtgcaTTAAGAAAAACTcgaattaagaatataaaaataaataagaatatgaATTAAACCATTTTTTCAATCCaaagatatttttaagtaaatatcACCATGTTATAAAGTAACACAAAAAGAAATTTGACGGTACTCATGTTATAATGAGATATTTGATACATGTTATGTTTGGTAATATactgtattatatttttttaattagaaaatcattaaaatagagttttttcacaatttttttacatcaaaatcataaaaaaaatacctaaaaaatattaattttatattttttttcaattacaggcaattataacaaaaaagagaaaaataaatatagaaagaaGAGACAAACACACACTAAGTtctttcttaaacacaaaatagTATATAGTTGCGGGCAAGTACAtgtacattaattaatttgcacaTTCAATTGTGTGTTTTGTACAAACGTATGAACTGGTATGCACTTACTTATCatatcatataatatatatatatatatattgtatacaATAAGTTGTAATGTAGGCGTAGGGTGGCTGTGGACCAGTTCTGTATCGACCGTCACCTATCCACTATTTGTCAATAAATGAAtaattcatgcattgtttgctGCTTCCTTTATCATTCATTGCTGGCTAGGGCTAGCTTTTTAAGAtacttttactttcttttctttttcttttcttttttttatctttttaaaaagataaagatataaatGTCTAAAAGAATGTGTGTTCCATAACTAAACTTCAATGATTAGACCATTGGGTTGCCAGCTTCTTGGGttaagaatataaattattaattgtttttctcttaacaaatgttttaatataaagtTTTCAATGTAAACTAtgtaaaattatgatatattaaataaataatttcaaatttatatttaaattaaaacatatataaacaacCCTACACcacataacataaaaaaatagagtttttgacCAACTTTTTCTTATGGCTAATGTGCTTTGAACAAGCCAATGTCGATATGGTGAGATCCTTTCTAATGGCTAACAAGAACCAGTCCTATAATTGATGAATGtgttttattaataacaaatatattaaaaaggtgatttcctcttattttattattcactaCAAAAATAGAGTGACATATATCATCACTGTAACAAATATACTCAAAGGGAAGATGATTTTCTTGTATTCATAGATATACTTTACACTATTCACTACAATAGTAGTGTGACATTTTTAGCCTTGGCTAAAAATATTGGTTGCCTTTAAATCATGggtgttttgatattttcacaCTGTATATTAGtcattattaatttgtttggaggcatttttttatatttaatattttaatgaatagtaaaaaaaccaaaataccccaaatagtaaaaaaacttcaattgttTCGGGTAGGagtatttagatatttttattttttaatacatagtACAATTAAACATGTACCCTTATATCcaagaaatttaattcattagGAGCAGGGGTATTAGCGTCCTTTTGTCTTGGTCTTTTTTTGTTAATCGTTAGTTTGGTTAAGGGTAGTGatataatttaacattaaaataatattttttaattagaaaacattGATGGCTCGTGCACAGCACGCGCCAACACATGgaaacttaataataataaaattagatttaatttattGGGAACTAGATTTCGTGGTTTTTCTAAATTGAATGCTTCAGGTCTAATGACTcggataataaatttaaaaatttaatgatttttttaaaataaaatattttatgattctttttatttctttatcgGGTTGTTATAGTCACATAATCTAGATAGGAAGTTTAATGAGATATCTCATAGTGACTTAACTTTAATTAGCATTGTTACATGTTTATCATGTTTATcatgaatgattttttatgtttttttaactctatttcaatacttaaatattattttttgtttaaaaaattaatttggcaTCACAACGAAGCACGATCAATTGTTAGTGGGTGTCTATATTACAATTGATGAGATAGTAGTTATTTTGGttcatgttaattaaataatgtgatgattatataatattgaatttcatgatttttatttaattactttacAAATCCAATTATTGATGCTTGGATATAAGTTGTTAGTTGACCGATtaggttaaaaacaaattaaataaaatcactaATTATTTCAACATTTAACTGCCCCTAATCACCAATATCtagccctctttttttttcatttgattttaaaatttagcaATCAGGGTAAGGttgatttaagttttaaatgttttttcatgggtgtttttaattattggatTACTCTTAGCACTTCCACAGAAATTGATTGACGTTTACTGTGTAATGGTGCCAAATCAAACTAAGCCAATTAATTAGTTCTGAAATTAGTTGTgacaaattcaattcaattttatatatatgtaaaaaaaggaaaaatagagtattatgcttgaagaattcaaaatacaAATAGAAGATAAGGTTGAGGAAAATAAGGAAAGAAGCGTGCTCCGTTGGCTTGATGTTCTTTGCTTCTGTTTGACTCATTAGCTTTATATGAGCTTATGATTGGTCAATATCATTTCCTTAGGCTAAACCAGCCATGAAACTGCCTAGTTGCAGGAACAGGCACAGGCACTGGCAGATGAGCTGAGGGCTTAAGGCTCGATTATGCTTTATCAATCCACGTAAGTGCGTCAGCATGTTTTCGTCCAGGATAGGAAAGAACTTATGATGAcgtccaagaaaaaaataaaatggagggTGAGAAATCAGCATGATCCATTCTGCTTGTTTTGGTGGGCTTCTCTAATTTAAGCTTATTTGGTGATTACGTGTTTTAAAGAAGATTATGTTCCTAGAGAATAAAAGATATTCTATCattaaatcttgattaatttaataatataataaaaagtaatagtaaataaaaatatatatattaccataaacaaaaataaactaacaCGTAAAACTCGTAATCTAAATATGAGATATTTAAATTACATGTTTATTTTGCATTCTAtctcataaaattaagataaatcaataaaaaataaaatagacgtTAATTCAATAGATTTAGGTTTTGTTTAGTAATGTAgttcaacatatttttaaaaattctttatatttttttaaataataacaaatcaatatttttttaagtgattttaatatatatataaaaaaatctaaagcattttcaattgaaaaatacttttgcaACTCTCATCTTGCATTTGGAGTGCTTTCCCAATTCAATTATCAAAATAGTAAGAGGTTGTTTGAGATAATGgtagatattatttttcaaaatattttttatttggaaatacatcaaaatatattttttaaaaaaattattttttatactagcTCATTAAAACgattcattaaaaattatttgaagaaattaaaaaataatttttttgaaaagtgctGCCCAATTATATTACCAAACACCTCTTAAGCTCGTAATGCATTACATATGTGATATTTGGaatgaatttgatatttttaagagagttaataattgattttgaattataattcttcagaattattttttataaaaaataatcaagccaaatcttttaaaaaataaagatatgtaCATGAATTAGAATTTGAAGTCtaaaatttctagtttttttattgatggcaCACTTAAATTCAAGTTTATAATTGAacttttagatttaaataaaaaaatcattctaagTATCTAACATacttctaactttttttttaatgaaagtaaaaaacaaatctaatcaaataacaaaatttacaaaaatcatatctaacatgactttgatttttattttttaaactttgatttattttaataggtATTAACAcaatgatattaaatatctaTATCATATCGTTATTAGATTCAATCTAGTTTGACGGGATAATTGGTGACTTGTTAATGTAAAGTCTATCTCAATTCAAGCTTATTTTAAACAGTTTTGGACATCCACATAATTAAACTCGGATAACTTGACATGGTTAGATTTGAGTGAAATCCGGTTGGGTAACTTcgaaaaactttttaaaaaacccttgtttaaaagaataatatttttgaattatccTAAGTTTACTCAATGACTCACATGTTGACCCAGTAACTCAAAACTCAGGCCTTTAACCTCCGATCGATCCGATAATTACGTAAGTGATTGAGTTCTAAACGTAATGTATACTTCTAAACGCGCACACCGACGGAATTGTCTTAAACCACTGACTGCATGTTCTCTCTAAACGCACACCCCGACGGTGTTGTCTTAAACCACTTTAGTGTTCTCTCTAATTTTTACAAAGTGTACTGCTTCTATAAACTTATAATTGTGTGATATTTCCGTCTT
This genomic interval carries:
- the LOC133676578 gene encoding U-box domain-containing protein 16-like, whose product is MAIIPPQVFPPRKRRPSAGAFIPPKFSDQRLLQSLFLLSQEISSLKPLQFLLKRNSLSIIRKAKILAILFEELLKKPIIVLSPTLLCFEEMYLVLQRIKTLLEDCVNGSKMWLLMQSESVANNFHELTVELATLLDIFSVKEVEVSEDVEELFLLLRKQCSQAKVFVDKRDSSLRLDVLTMLDRIQKEIVPDNSKLAEIFDFLGLPNSLSCKEEIENLEDEVQNQKDEKVKSDMIALIGLVRYAKCVLFEPLTPGSDSKTKKLASDANIPADFRCPISLDLMRDPVVMATGQTYDRESIALWIESGHNTCPKTGQALVHTSLIPNQALKNLIAMWCRELKIPFETAGDNNRTNGVIKNKAALVATKMTASFLVNKMSASQSLEAVNGVIYELRTLAKSNSDSRACIAEAGAIPVLARYLGSDVGVGSLNLQVNAVTAMLNLSILEANKTRIMENGKALNGVIEVLRTGATWEAKGNAAATIFSLSCVHSHRKLLGRKTRVIKGLMDLAKSGPPGPKRDALVAILNLAGDREAARRLVEEGVVDVVKEMINVLPVEAAAILEMVVKRGGIMAVAAAHNTIKKLGTLMREGSETARESAVATLVTICRKGGAEMVAELATITGIERIIWELMGSGTVRARRKASSLFRTVKRWAAGLDGDFLEGHSTVATSNSSSSRVVISV